Proteins from a genomic interval of Spea bombifrons isolate aSpeBom1 chromosome 4, aSpeBom1.2.pri, whole genome shotgun sequence:
- the HDC gene encoding histidine decarboxylase isoform X1 encodes MESEEYRRRGKELVDYICQYLTTVRERRVNPDVQPGYMRALLPDCAPMESESWDSIFRDIEDIIMPGVVHWQSPHMHAYFPALTSWPSLLGDMLADAINCLGFTWASSPACTELEMNVMDWLAKMLGLPRHFLHHCPNSKGGGVLQSTVSESTLIALLAARKNKILEMKTSEPDTDDSQLNSRLIAYASDQAHSSVEKAGLISLVKVRFLPVDENFSLRGETLKAAVDEDRKRGLVPVFVCATLGTTGVCAFDSLAELGPVCARERLWLHIDAAYAGTAFLCPEFRMLLSGVEYADSFTFNPSKWMMVHFDCTAFWVKDKYKLQQTFSVNPIYLRHANTGAATDFMHWQIPLSRRFRSLKLWFVIRSFGIKNLQAHIRHGTEMAKYFESLVKSDQLFEVPAKRHMGLVVFRIKGPNFLTEEVLTELTKSGNMFLVPATLRDKLIIRFTVTSQFTTKEDILRDWKLIQETAIHVIRRHQNNPTIKNGISNNTTTVPNLYINDKEDEEITVQPKHEAYSPKDWVEQISEDDLDPFDDCFPNNVPVASKHRPTSFMYKYWSIQEKKKTTRSLSCNSVPVHTPREVMGEKLVSQDVLQKDGSILSTLPGKVMILEKNAFRKLIKFYSVPSFPEFSIQCGLKLPCCPLQALV; translated from the exons ATGGAATCAGAAGAGTACAGGAGGAGAG GGAAAGAATTAGTGGATTATATCTGCCAGTATCTCACCACAGTGAGAGAGAGACGGGTGAACCCAGATGTTCAGCCTGGCTACATGAGAGCTCTTCTACCCgactgtgctccaatggagtCTGAAAGCTGGGACAGTATTTTCAGAGACATTGAGGACATCATCATGCCGGGG GTGGTCCATTGGCAGAGTCCTCATATGCATGCCTACTTCCCAGCTCTTACCTCCTGGCCTTCTCTGCTTGGAGACATGCTCGCTGATGCTATTAACTGCTTGGGATTTACATgg GCCTCCAGTCCTGCTTGCACGGAGCTGGAGATGAATGTGATGGATTGGTTGGCTAAAATGCTGGGTCTTCCTCGTCATTTTCTTCATCATTGTCCAAACAGCAAAGGGGGAGGGGTACTACAG AGCACAGTCAGCGAATCGACCTTGATAGCTTTGCTAGCAGCCAGGAAGAATAAGATTCTGGAGATGAAAACCTCAGAACCCGACACTGATGATTCCCAGCTGAATTCCCGTCTGATCGCCTATGCGTCTGATCAG GCTCATTCCTCCGTAGAGAAGGCCGGTTTGATTTCATTAGTGAAAGTTCGTTTTTTGCCAGTGGATGAGAACTTTTCACTACGAGGTGAAACCTTGAAAGCTGCGGTGGACGAAGACAGAAAACGAGGCCTTGTCCCTGTCTTT GTTTGTGCGACTTTGGGTACCACTGGCGTGTGCGCTTTTGACAGTCTGGCAGAGCTAGGTCCCGTTT GTGCCAGAGAGAGATTGTGGCTTCACATCGATGCTGCATATGCAGGTACTGCCTTCTTGTGCCCAGAGTTCAGGATGTTGCTTAGCGGAGTGGAATATGCCGATTCTTTCACATTTAATCCATCCAAGTGGATGATGGTCCATTTCGACTGCACTGCATTCTG GGTAAAAGACAAATACAAACTACAGCAAACATTCAGTGTAAATCCCATCTACCTCAGGCATGCGAATACTGGAGCAGCAACTGACTTCATG CACTGGCAGATTCCCCTTAGTCGTCGCTTTCGCTCTCTGAAGCTTTGGTTTGTCATTCGGTCCTTTGGAATTAAAAATCTTCAGGCACACATTAGACAC GGCACTGAAATGGCCAAGTATTTTGAATCTTTGGTTAAAAGTGATCAGTTGTTTGAAGTTCCTGCCAAGAGACACATGGGACTGGTTGTGTTTCGAATAAAG GGTCCAAACTTTCTAACTGAAGAAGTCTTAACTGAATTGACAAAGTCTGGAAATATGTTTCTTGTCCCAGCAACTCTCCGTGACAAGCTCATCATTCGTTTTACTGTCACCTCGCAATTTACAACTAAGGAAGACATTCTGAGGGACTGGAAACTCATCCAAGAGACTGCTATTCATGTCATCAGACGTCATCAGAATAATCCCACCATCAAAAACGGTATTTCTAATAATACCACCACTGTACCAAACCTATACATTAACGATAAAGAGGATGAGGAGATTACTGTTCAGCCAAAGCATGAAGCCTATAGCCCCAAAGACTGGGTTGAACAGATTTCTGAAGATGATCTGGATCCATTTGATGATTGTTTCCCAAATAATGTACCGGTAGCTAGCAAGCACAGGCCAACGTCCTTTATGTATAAGTATTGGTCCatccaagaaaagaaaaagaccaCTCGTTCCCTCAGCTGCAACAGTGTGCCAGTTCACACTCCAAGGGAAGTAATGGGCGAAAAGCTGGTGTCGCAAGATGTACTTCAAAAGGATGGTAGTATACTTTCCACACTGCCTGGCAAAGTCATGATTCTTGAAAAAAATGCCTTTAGGAAATTAATCAAGTTTTACAGTGTACCAAGCTTTCCAGAATTCAGCATTCAGTGTGGTCTAAAGCTGCCCTGCTGTCCACTGCAAGCACTAGTGTAA
- the HDC gene encoding histidine decarboxylase isoform X2: protein MESEEYRRRGKELVDYICQYLTTVRERRVNPDVQPGYMRALLPDCAPMESESWDSIFRDIEDIIMPGVVHWQSPHMHAYFPALTSWPSLLGDMLADAINCLGFTWASSPACTELEMNVMDWLAKMLGLPRHFLHHCPNSKGGGVLQSTVSESTLIALLAARKNKILEMKTSEPDTDDSQLNSRLIAYASDQAHSSVEKAGLISLVKVRFLPVDENFSLRGETLKAAVDEDRKRGLVPVFVCATLGTTGVCAFDSLAELGPVCARERLWLHIDAAYAGTAFLCPEFRMLLSGVEYADSFTFNPSKWMMVHFDCTAFWVKDKYKLQQTFSVNPIYLRHANTGAATDFMGTEMAKYFESLVKSDQLFEVPAKRHMGLVVFRIKGPNFLTEEVLTELTKSGNMFLVPATLRDKLIIRFTVTSQFTTKEDILRDWKLIQETAIHVIRRHQNNPTIKNGISNNTTTVPNLYINDKEDEEITVQPKHEAYSPKDWVEQISEDDLDPFDDCFPNNVPVASKHRPTSFMYKYWSIQEKKKTTRSLSCNSVPVHTPREVMGEKLVSQDVLQKDGSILSTLPGKVMILEKNAFRKLIKFYSVPSFPEFSIQCGLKLPCCPLQALV, encoded by the exons ATGGAATCAGAAGAGTACAGGAGGAGAG GGAAAGAATTAGTGGATTATATCTGCCAGTATCTCACCACAGTGAGAGAGAGACGGGTGAACCCAGATGTTCAGCCTGGCTACATGAGAGCTCTTCTACCCgactgtgctccaatggagtCTGAAAGCTGGGACAGTATTTTCAGAGACATTGAGGACATCATCATGCCGGGG GTGGTCCATTGGCAGAGTCCTCATATGCATGCCTACTTCCCAGCTCTTACCTCCTGGCCTTCTCTGCTTGGAGACATGCTCGCTGATGCTATTAACTGCTTGGGATTTACATgg GCCTCCAGTCCTGCTTGCACGGAGCTGGAGATGAATGTGATGGATTGGTTGGCTAAAATGCTGGGTCTTCCTCGTCATTTTCTTCATCATTGTCCAAACAGCAAAGGGGGAGGGGTACTACAG AGCACAGTCAGCGAATCGACCTTGATAGCTTTGCTAGCAGCCAGGAAGAATAAGATTCTGGAGATGAAAACCTCAGAACCCGACACTGATGATTCCCAGCTGAATTCCCGTCTGATCGCCTATGCGTCTGATCAG GCTCATTCCTCCGTAGAGAAGGCCGGTTTGATTTCATTAGTGAAAGTTCGTTTTTTGCCAGTGGATGAGAACTTTTCACTACGAGGTGAAACCTTGAAAGCTGCGGTGGACGAAGACAGAAAACGAGGCCTTGTCCCTGTCTTT GTTTGTGCGACTTTGGGTACCACTGGCGTGTGCGCTTTTGACAGTCTGGCAGAGCTAGGTCCCGTTT GTGCCAGAGAGAGATTGTGGCTTCACATCGATGCTGCATATGCAGGTACTGCCTTCTTGTGCCCAGAGTTCAGGATGTTGCTTAGCGGAGTGGAATATGCCGATTCTTTCACATTTAATCCATCCAAGTGGATGATGGTCCATTTCGACTGCACTGCATTCTG GGTAAAAGACAAATACAAACTACAGCAAACATTCAGTGTAAATCCCATCTACCTCAGGCATGCGAATACTGGAGCAGCAACTGACTTCATG GGCACTGAAATGGCCAAGTATTTTGAATCTTTGGTTAAAAGTGATCAGTTGTTTGAAGTTCCTGCCAAGAGACACATGGGACTGGTTGTGTTTCGAATAAAG GGTCCAAACTTTCTAACTGAAGAAGTCTTAACTGAATTGACAAAGTCTGGAAATATGTTTCTTGTCCCAGCAACTCTCCGTGACAAGCTCATCATTCGTTTTACTGTCACCTCGCAATTTACAACTAAGGAAGACATTCTGAGGGACTGGAAACTCATCCAAGAGACTGCTATTCATGTCATCAGACGTCATCAGAATAATCCCACCATCAAAAACGGTATTTCTAATAATACCACCACTGTACCAAACCTATACATTAACGATAAAGAGGATGAGGAGATTACTGTTCAGCCAAAGCATGAAGCCTATAGCCCCAAAGACTGGGTTGAACAGATTTCTGAAGATGATCTGGATCCATTTGATGATTGTTTCCCAAATAATGTACCGGTAGCTAGCAAGCACAGGCCAACGTCCTTTATGTATAAGTATTGGTCCatccaagaaaagaaaaagaccaCTCGTTCCCTCAGCTGCAACAGTGTGCCAGTTCACACTCCAAGGGAAGTAATGGGCGAAAAGCTGGTGTCGCAAGATGTACTTCAAAAGGATGGTAGTATACTTTCCACACTGCCTGGCAAAGTCATGATTCTTGAAAAAAATGCCTTTAGGAAATTAATCAAGTTTTACAGTGTACCAAGCTTTCCAGAATTCAGCATTCAGTGTGGTCTAAAGCTGCCCTGCTGTCCACTGCAAGCACTAGTGTAA